Proteins from a single region of Magnetospirillum sp. 15-1:
- a CDS encoding histidine phosphatase family protein yields MTRWWLLRHAPVPCPHGRIHGRLDVACDTSEDEVFQSLARALPVNPVLVESGLIRCRQTAGALEAAGLLLPPPMIEPDLAEQDFGRWQGRSWMDLEAAKDPDLAAFWANPAEATPPGGESFAAMVERVRAALEQITAAQAGRDILAVVHAGTVRAALAVALGITPEQALRFAVKPLSLTRLDSTASGWRIETVNAQPYA; encoded by the coding sequence GTGACCCGTTGGTGGCTGCTGCGCCATGCCCCGGTGCCCTGTCCGCACGGTCGCATCCACGGCCGCCTGGACGTGGCCTGCGACACCTCGGAGGACGAGGTCTTCCAATCCCTGGCCCGCGCCCTGCCGGTCAATCCGGTCCTGGTGGAAAGCGGCCTGATCCGCTGCCGCCAGACCGCCGGAGCGCTGGAAGCCGCCGGCCTGCTGCTGCCGCCGCCCATGATCGAGCCCGATCTGGCCGAGCAGGATTTTGGCCGTTGGCAGGGCCGGTCGTGGATGGATCTGGAAGCGGCCAAGGACCCGGATCTCGCCGCCTTCTGGGCCAATCCCGCCGAGGCCACTCCGCCGGGAGGCGAGAGCTTCGCCGCCATGGTGGAACGGGTGCGCGCCGCCCTGGAGCAGATCACCGCCGCCCAGGCGGGCCGCGACATCCTGGCGGTGGTTCATGCCGGAACGGTGCGCGCCGCCCTGGCGGTGGCGCTGGGCATCACGCCGGAACAGGCGCTGCGCTTCGCGGTCAAGCCGCTGTCGCTGACCCGTCTGGATTCCACGGCTTCGGGCTGGCGCATCGAGACGGTCAACGCCCAGCCCTACGCCTGA
- the cobS gene encoding adenosylcobinamide-GDP ribazoletransferase yields MSESPVIDDNPPPRSWLGDAHLAAVFLTRLPLPDAGMGDLARSMRAFPLVGLGLGLGAAAVAWAAASVLPALPAALLAVLSLILATGALHEDGLADLADGLGARGDRERRLEVMRDSRSGAFGVLALIFTVGLRASALAAVPVGWSQCAALVAASALSRALIPAAMQVMGPARPDGLGAGAGCPDATVAATAAGLGLLACLIGLGLGGTLAALLAALAAGGAVVWIARRALGGYTGDVLGAVQQAVEIGVLLAAAGVLS; encoded by the coding sequence ATGAGCGAGTCACCTGTCATCGACGACAATCCGCCACCGCGATCCTGGCTGGGCGATGCCCATCTGGCGGCGGTGTTCCTTACCCGTCTGCCACTGCCCGATGCCGGCATGGGCGATCTGGCGCGATCCATGCGCGCTTTCCCCCTGGTCGGACTCGGCCTGGGTCTGGGAGCCGCGGCCGTCGCCTGGGCGGCGGCAAGCGTTCTGCCCGCCCTGCCCGCCGCCCTGCTGGCCGTCCTGTCCCTGATCCTGGCCACCGGCGCCCTGCACGAGGACGGCCTTGCCGATCTGGCCGACGGGCTGGGAGCGCGCGGCGATCGCGAGCGCCGGCTGGAGGTGATGCGCGATTCCCGCAGCGGCGCCTTCGGGGTGCTGGCCCTGATCTTCACGGTGGGCCTGCGGGCCTCGGCCCTGGCAGCCGTTCCCGTGGGCTGGAGCCAATGCGCCGCCCTGGTCGCCGCCTCGGCCCTGTCGCGCGCCCTGATCCCCGCCGCCATGCAGGTGATGGGGCCGGCGCGCCCGGACGGACTGGGAGCCGGAGCCGGCTGTCCCGACGCCACCGTCGCCGCCACCGCCGCCGGGTTGGGCCTGCTGGCCTGCCTGATCGGCCTGGGCCTCGGCGGCACCCTGGCCGCCCTGCTGGCCGCCCTGGCGGCGGGCGGCGCCGTGGTGTGGATCGCCCGCCGGGCGCTGGGCGGCTATACCGGCGACGTGCTGGGCGCCGTGCAGCAGGCGGTCGAAATCGGCGTGCTGCTGGCCGCCGCGGGAGTCCTGTCATGA
- the cobT gene encoding nicotinate-nucleotide--dimethylbenzimidazole phosphoribosyltransferase produces the protein MNSSISSVAQIRSLLAGMPGPDAAASAAWAAREPQLTKPAGSLGRLEEVSAWLSAWQGRHPPAMIRPVARVFAGNHGVAALGVSAFPAEVTVQMVANFQRGGAAINQLCRTFGIELDVLALDLDRPTADFTQGPALDEAEFVAAFRTGMDAVPDGADVLVIGEMGIGNTTPAAAVSAALFGGEAADWTGRGTGVEGGALARKIEVVGQGVARHKGLAPLDILRCLGGRELAAMAGAVLAARLKRVPVLLDGYVTTAAVAALESEVKGALDHCMVGHVSVEPGHRRLLAALGKTALFDLGMRLGEGSGAALAVGVLKAAVACHTGMATFAEAGVSDKDDA, from the coding sequence TTGAATTCGTCTATTTCTAGCGTTGCCCAGATCCGCTCCCTGCTGGCCGGCATGCCTGGCCCCGATGCGGCGGCCTCGGCCGCCTGGGCGGCGCGCGAGCCCCAACTGACCAAGCCGGCCGGCTCGCTGGGCCGCCTGGAAGAGGTGTCCGCCTGGTTGTCCGCCTGGCAGGGCCGCCACCCGCCGGCCATGATTCGTCCGGTGGCCCGGGTGTTCGCCGGCAATCACGGCGTGGCGGCGCTGGGCGTCTCGGCCTTTCCCGCCGAGGTGACCGTGCAGATGGTCGCCAATTTCCAGCGCGGCGGCGCCGCCATCAACCAGCTGTGCCGCACCTTCGGCATCGAGTTGGATGTGCTGGCCCTCGACCTCGATCGCCCCACCGCCGACTTCACCCAAGGCCCGGCCCTGGACGAGGCGGAGTTCGTCGCGGCCTTCCGGACGGGCATGGATGCGGTGCCCGACGGCGCCGACGTGCTGGTGATCGGCGAGATGGGCATCGGCAACACCACCCCGGCGGCGGCGGTATCGGCGGCGCTGTTCGGCGGCGAGGCGGCCGACTGGACCGGGCGCGGCACCGGTGTCGAGGGCGGTGCCCTGGCCCGCAAGATCGAGGTGGTGGGCCAGGGCGTGGCCCGGCACAAGGGGCTCGCCCCGCTGGATATCCTGCGCTGTCTGGGCGGCCGCGAACTGGCGGCCATGGCCGGCGCGGTGCTGGCGGCCCGGCTGAAGCGGGTGCCGGTGCTGCTGGACGGCTATGTCACCACGGCGGCGGTGGCCGCCCTGGAGTCCGAGGTCAAGGGCGCGCTGGACCATTGCATGGTCGGCCATGTCTCGGTGGAGCCGGGCCACCGGCGCCTGCTGGCCGCCTTGGGCAAGACCGCGCTGTTCGACCTGGGCATGCGGCTGGGCGAAGGCTCGGGCGCGGCCTTGGCGGTGGGGGTGCTCAAGGCCGCCGTCGCCTGCCACACCGGCATGGCGACCTTCGCCGAGGCGGGAGTCAGTGACAAGGACGACGCATAG
- a CDS encoding accessory factor UbiK family protein translates to MQSQKPFFDDLARVASGALGALSGLRAEMEAMVRQQFERFTSSLDLVPREEFEVVRAMAIKAREEQETQAARINELEARLAALSATAPAPAKPKAAPKPKATPKGV, encoded by the coding sequence ATGCAAAGCCAGAAGCCCTTCTTCGACGATCTCGCCCGTGTCGCATCCGGTGCGCTGGGCGCGCTGTCCGGTCTGCGCGCCGAGATGGAGGCGATGGTGCGCCAGCAGTTCGAACGCTTCACCTCCAGCCTGGATCTGGTCCCGCGCGAGGAGTTCGAGGTGGTGCGGGCCATGGCCATCAAGGCCCGCGAGGAGCAGGAGACCCAGGCCGCCCGCATCAACGAGCTGGAGGCCAGGCTGGCCGCCCTGTCCGCTACCGCTCCGGCTCCGGCCAAGCCCAAGGCGGCCCCCAAGCCCAAGGCCACACCCAAGGGCGTCTGA
- a CDS encoding YbjN domain-containing protein, translated as MTLTATYQEEPQINPVDLVEQVVAANDWAFDRRNDEELAAEAPGQWCNYSLYFAWREDMGAMHFTCAFDMKIPPARRAVVHELLATLNEKLWIGHFGLWEDEGVPMFRHTSLLRGGAGFAPEQVEDLVDIAVTECERFYPAFQFVIWGGKTAAEAIAASLLETVGEA; from the coding sequence ATGACCTTGACCGCCACGTATCAGGAAGAGCCCCAGATCAATCCCGTCGATCTCGTCGAGCAAGTCGTCGCCGCCAACGATTGGGCATTCGACCGGCGCAATGACGAGGAACTGGCCGCCGAGGCTCCCGGCCAGTGGTGCAATTACAGCCTTTATTTCGCCTGGCGCGAAGACATGGGGGCCATGCACTTCACCTGCGCCTTCGACATGAAGATTCCGCCGGCCCGCCGGGCGGTGGTCCACGAACTGCTCGCTACCCTGAACGAGAAGCTGTGGATCGGCCATTTCGGCCTGTGGGAGGACGAGGGCGTGCCCATGTTCCGCCACACCTCGCTGCTGCGCGGCGGGGCGGGGTTCGCTCCCGAGCAGGTCGAGGATCTGGTGGACATCGCCGTCACCGAGTGCGAGCGCTTTTATCCCGCCTTCCAGTTCGTCATCTGGGGCGGCAAGACCGCCGCCGAGGCCATTGCCGCCTCGCTGCTGGAGACTGTGGGCGAAGCTTGA
- the proC gene encoding pyrroline-5-carboxylate reductase, with translation MTKILLVGCGKMGSAMLAGWLERGVSSGDVVVVEPSSPDLGAVRVVASDAAVPSDFAPDVVIFAVKPQVMAEVVPPYARFERSVFLSIAAGKTIAFFRQRLGAKAIIVRAMPNTPAAVRRGITVCCAEAGVPTGARDLCQSLLEAVGEVGWVEDEGLMDVVTAVSGSGPAYIFLLAEAMEAAGLAQGLPPALAERLARATVAGAGELLRQSADTAEQLRKNVTSPGGTTAAALSVLMAESHGIPSLMTEAVAAATHRGRELAG, from the coding sequence ATGACCAAGATTCTGCTGGTCGGTTGCGGCAAGATGGGCTCGGCCATGCTGGCCGGCTGGCTCGAACGCGGCGTTTCATCCGGCGACGTGGTGGTGGTCGAACCCTCGTCTCCCGATCTGGGAGCGGTGCGGGTGGTGGCCTCGGACGCGGCCGTTCCTTCGGACTTCGCTCCCGACGTGGTGATCTTCGCCGTCAAGCCGCAGGTGATGGCCGAGGTGGTGCCGCCCTATGCCCGCTTCGAGCGCTCCGTGTTCCTGTCCATCGCCGCCGGCAAGACCATCGCCTTCTTCCGGCAGCGGCTGGGGGCTAAGGCCATCATCGTGCGGGCCATGCCCAACACCCCGGCGGCGGTGCGGCGCGGCATCACCGTGTGCTGTGCCGAGGCGGGGGTGCCGACTGGAGCGCGCGACCTTTGCCAGTCGCTGCTGGAAGCGGTCGGTGAGGTCGGCTGGGTCGAGGACGAGGGACTGATGGACGTGGTCACCGCCGTATCCGGTTCCGGCCCCGCCTACATCTTCCTGCTGGCCGAGGCCATGGAGGCCGCCGGTCTGGCCCAGGGGCTGCCACCCGCCTTGGCCGAACGGCTGGCGCGGGCCACCGTGGCGGGGGCCGGCGAGCTGCTGCGCCAGTCGGCGGACACCGCCGAACAGTTGCGCAAGAACGTCACGTCGCCGGGCGGAACTACGGCGGCGGCGCTGTCGGTCCTGATGGCTGAAAGCCATGGAATTCCTAGCCTGATGACCGAGGCGGTGGCCGCCGCCACCCACCGGGGCCGCGAGCTGGCGGGATAA
- a CDS encoding phasin family protein has product MAGKQAEQFFDFDVAKYLGDFKVPGVDVETIVANQRKNIEALTQANKLAFEGLQNVVKRQVEILRQTMDEVAQVSKDFAEPGSPQDKAAKQAEFAKDAFERALSNARELAEMIAKANSEAFDLLNKRFTQSLDEAREVFTKAGKK; this is encoded by the coding sequence ATGGCCGGCAAGCAGGCAGAGCAGTTCTTTGATTTCGACGTCGCCAAGTATCTGGGCGATTTCAAGGTTCCCGGCGTTGACGTCGAGACCATCGTCGCCAATCAGCGCAAGAATATCGAAGCGCTGACCCAGGCGAACAAGCTGGCCTTCGAGGGCCTGCAGAACGTGGTCAAGCGTCAGGTCGAGATCCTGCGTCAGACCATGGACGAGGTCGCCCAGGTCTCCAAGGATTTCGCCGAGCCCGGCTCTCCCCAGGACAAGGCCGCCAAGCAGGCCGAATTCGCCAAGGACGCCTTCGAGCGCGCCCTGTCCAACGCCCGCGAGCTGGCCGAGATGATCGCCAAGGCCAATTCCGAGGCTTTCGACCTGCTGAACAAGCGCTTCACCCAGAGCCTGGACGAGGCCCGCGAGGTCTTCACCAAGGCCGGCAAGAAGTAA
- a CDS encoding ATP-binding protein — protein MVLSRRIETPDGVFAGVVAATINLEQMASILRAAASNIRDSALLVTPDGTILARTPDHERYVGKSLAGFPAFERTRIEANGSGDIVSPLDGHRRLYAFHKASGHPVIAVTSREQEALLADWRRHSLLLAAAATLVGLVIGTLALLLIQQLVRIRHTLEELAQSRLAADAANRAKSAFLANMSHQLRTPLNAIIGFSDALMLGIPGHSRQTLCHDYLGHVQTSGRHLLALINDILDLSKIEAGRAEVEARPTAIATLVEECAGIIRPRAEAKDISLTIAGLDPDPVATVDPRRLRQILLNLLSNAVKFTPEGGRIILEVESDAEQLSLTVNDTGIGMTPEEVAVALTPFGQNPSELAKPEAGTGLGLPLSKHLTELHGGSMSIASIPGRGTTVTVNIPLPPTAGQSGVP, from the coding sequence ATGGTGCTGAGCCGGCGGATCGAGACACCGGACGGCGTCTTCGCCGGAGTGGTGGCCGCCACCATCAACCTGGAGCAGATGGCCTCGATCCTTCGGGCCGCCGCCAGCAATATCCGCGATTCCGCCCTGCTGGTCACCCCGGACGGCACCATCCTGGCGCGGACTCCCGATCACGAGCGGTATGTGGGCAAGTCCCTGGCGGGTTTCCCCGCCTTCGAGCGGACCAGGATCGAGGCCAATGGCAGCGGCGACATCGTCTCCCCCCTGGACGGGCACCGGCGGCTCTACGCCTTTCACAAGGCCAGCGGCCATCCGGTGATCGCCGTGACCTCCCGCGAGCAGGAAGCATTGCTGGCCGATTGGCGACGCCACAGCCTGCTGCTCGCGGCGGCGGCCACCCTGGTCGGCCTGGTCATCGGCACCCTGGCCCTGCTTCTCATCCAGCAACTGGTGCGGATACGCCATACCCTTGAGGAACTGGCGCAATCCCGCCTGGCCGCCGATGCCGCCAACCGGGCCAAATCCGCCTTCCTGGCCAATATGAGCCACCAGCTGCGTACGCCGCTCAATGCCATCATCGGCTTTTCGGATGCTCTGATGCTCGGTATTCCGGGCCATTCCCGCCAGACGCTCTGCCATGACTATCTCGGTCACGTCCAGACATCGGGGCGCCATCTCCTGGCGCTGATCAACGACATTCTCGATCTGTCCAAGATCGAGGCCGGCCGGGCGGAAGTGGAAGCCCGCCCCACCGCCATCGCCACCTTGGTGGAGGAATGCGCCGGGATCATTCGGCCCCGGGCCGAGGCCAAGGACATCTCGTTGACCATCGCCGGCCTGGACCCGGATCCGGTGGCGACCGTCGACCCGCGCCGCCTGCGCCAGATTCTGCTCAATCTGCTGTCCAACGCCGTGAAGTTCACCCCCGAGGGCGGGCGGATCATCCTGGAGGTGGAAAGCGATGCCGAGCAGCTTTCCCTGACGGTCAACGATACCGGCATCGGCATGACGCCGGAGGAAGTCGCCGTCGCCCTGACGCCATTCGGGCAGAACCCGTCGGAACTGGCCAAGCCGGAGGCCGGAACCGGCCTGGGATTACCGCTATCCAAGCATCTGACGGAGCTGCACGGCGGCTCCATGTCCATCGCCAGCATTCCGGGACGCGGCACCACGGTCACCGTCAACATCCCGCTGCCACCGACCGCCGGCCAGAGCGGCGTGCCTTAA
- a CDS encoding ParA family protein, with amino-acid sequence MRTVLVGNIKGGCGKTTLATHIAAAFAAKGLVTAIGDCDRQRSSLNWLRRRPATLPAIAGLDWSKDVGSPPKGLDRLVIDAPAAMHHKDVEDLIDISEIVVVPVLPGAFDEDATAHFLERLAKVKAVRKNKRVVAVVGNRLRPGTKASDHLDGFFGGLGFPVVARLRDSQIYTAVAAAGSTVLEANDRRARSYAAEWVPLLALIDGK; translated from the coding sequence ATGCGGACGGTGCTGGTGGGAAATATCAAGGGCGGCTGCGGCAAGACCACGCTGGCGACCCATATCGCCGCCGCCTTCGCCGCCAAGGGGCTGGTCACCGCCATCGGCGATTGCGACCGCCAGCGGTCCAGCCTCAACTGGCTGCGCCGCCGCCCCGCCACCCTGCCGGCCATCGCCGGACTGGACTGGTCCAAGGATGTGGGCTCGCCGCCCAAGGGGCTGGACCGGCTGGTGATCGACGCCCCCGCCGCCATGCACCACAAGGACGTCGAGGACCTGATCGACATCTCGGAAATCGTCGTCGTCCCGGTGCTGCCCGGCGCCTTCGACGAGGACGCCACCGCCCATTTCCTCGAGCGCCTCGCCAAGGTCAAGGCGGTACGCAAGAACAAGCGGGTGGTGGCGGTGGTGGGCAACCGCCTGCGGCCGGGCACCAAGGCCAGCGACCACCTGGACGGCTTCTTCGGCGGATTGGGCTTTCCCGTGGTGGCGCGCCTACGCGACAGCCAGATCTACACCGCCGTGGCCGCCGCCGGTTCGACGGTGCTGGAGGCGAACGATCGCCGTGCCCGCTCCTATGCCGCCGAGTGGGTTCCGCTGCTCGCGCTGATAGACGGCAAATAA
- a CDS encoding ATP-binding protein, with translation MTQLGTWLKRLAPQGLLGRSLLIIVMPLVVLQLVSAYVFYGSHWETVAKRLAKGLAGDIGSIIESMRTFPGESERRLILSIAANKMELDARFQAGTILPNQPRGAPSGFLERALAEAMDERVQRPYRIDAETLEREVVIRVQLSDGMLEIFAPKKRLFSSTTYVFILWMLGTAMLLFGIATLFMRNQVRSVRKLAVAADRFGKGQDVADFKPEGAREVRQAAQAFNLMRSRIQRQIQQRTEMLAGVSHDLRTPLTRMKLQLAIMGDMEGRAELDEDIAEMERMVEGYLAFARGEGSEQPEQADLPALVDEVVARFRRQGAIIDLHHEGEIAMPLRPDSMARALGNLIGNAVRYAGHVWVRVGLRGDTAEVLVDDDGPGIPPDRREEVFKPFTRLESSRNLATGGVGLGLTIARDIVRTHGGEVLLEDSPLGGLRARVRLPL, from the coding sequence ATGACTCAACTGGGTACCTGGCTAAAGCGTCTGGCTCCGCAGGGTCTGCTGGGGCGGTCGCTGCTGATCATCGTCATGCCGCTGGTGGTGCTGCAACTGGTGTCGGCCTACGTCTTCTACGGCAGCCACTGGGAAACGGTCGCCAAGCGCCTGGCCAAGGGGCTGGCCGGCGACATCGGCTCGATCATCGAATCCATGCGGACCTTTCCGGGCGAGTCGGAGCGGCGGCTGATCCTGTCCATCGCCGCCAACAAGATGGAGCTGGACGCCCGCTTCCAGGCCGGCACCATCCTGCCCAACCAGCCGCGCGGCGCTCCGTCCGGTTTTCTCGAGCGCGCCCTGGCCGAGGCCATGGACGAACGGGTCCAGCGCCCCTACCGCATCGACGCCGAGACCCTGGAGCGCGAGGTGGTGATCCGCGTCCAGTTGTCCGACGGCATGCTGGAAATCTTCGCCCCCAAGAAGCGGCTGTTCAGTTCCACCACCTATGTCTTCATCCTGTGGATGCTGGGCACCGCCATGCTGCTGTTCGGCATCGCCACCCTGTTCATGCGCAACCAGGTGCGCAGCGTGCGCAAGCTGGCGGTGGCGGCGGACCGCTTCGGCAAGGGCCAGGACGTGGCCGACTTCAAGCCCGAGGGCGCCCGCGAGGTCCGTCAGGCCGCCCAGGCCTTCAACCTGATGCGCTCGCGCATCCAGCGCCAGATCCAGCAGCGCACCGAGATGCTGGCCGGCGTGTCCCACGACCTGCGCACCCCGCTGACCCGCATGAAGCTGCAACTGGCCATCATGGGCGACATGGAGGGGCGCGCCGAACTGGACGAGGACATCGCCGAGATGGAGCGCATGGTCGAGGGCTATCTGGCCTTCGCCCGGGGCGAGGGCAGCGAGCAGCCGGAACAGGCCGACCTGCCGGCCCTGGTGGACGAGGTGGTGGCCCGCTTCCGCCGCCAGGGCGCCATCATCGACCTGCACCACGAGGGCGAGATCGCCATGCCGCTGCGCCCGGATTCCATGGCCCGCGCGCTCGGCAACCTGATCGGCAACGCGGTGCGCTATGCCGGCCATGTCTGGGTGCGGGTGGGGTTGCGCGGCGATACGGCCGAGGTGCTGGTCGACGACGACGGCCCCGGCATCCCGCCCGACCGGCGGGAAGAGGTGTTCAAGCCGTTCACCCGCCTGGAAAGTTCGCGCAATCTGGCCACCGGCGGCGTCGGGCTGGGGCTGACCATCGCGCGCGACATCGTGCGCACCCACGGCGGCGAGGTGTTGCTGGAAGACTCGCCGCTGGGCGGATTGCGGGCTCGCGTGCGCCTGCCGTTGTGA
- a CDS encoding response regulator: MEDAHILVVDDDRRLRELLRKYLSDNGYLVATAADAVEARQCMAGLAFDMMVLDVMMPGEDGMALTRSLRAEGKGLPILLLTARGEVDDRIKGLESGADDYLSKPFEPRELLLRVASILRRSPRDEPGPTNELRLGAFVWDMGRAELRQDDQPVHLTQAERDLLSILAEVAGQGVSRDDLAVRTGNSANPRTVDVQVTRLRKKIEDDPKMPRYLQTVRGMGYMLRPD, from the coding sequence ATGGAAGACGCCCACATCCTGGTGGTGGACGATGACCGGCGCCTGCGCGAATTGCTGCGCAAATATCTTTCCGACAACGGCTATCTGGTGGCCACCGCCGCCGACGCCGTCGAGGCGCGTCAGTGCATGGCCGGGCTGGCCTTCGACATGATGGTGCTCGACGTCATGATGCCGGGCGAGGACGGCATGGCGCTGACCCGCTCGCTGCGGGCCGAGGGCAAGGGCCTGCCCATCTTGCTGCTGACGGCGCGCGGCGAGGTGGACGACCGCATCAAGGGACTGGAATCCGGCGCCGACGACTATCTGTCCAAGCCGTTCGAGCCGCGCGAACTGCTGCTGCGCGTCGCCTCCATCCTGCGCCGCAGTCCTCGCGACGAACCGGGGCCGACCAACGAGCTGCGCCTGGGCGCCTTCGTCTGGGACATGGGCCGCGCCGAACTGCGCCAGGACGACCAGCCGGTCCATCTGACCCAGGCCGAACGCGACCTGCTGTCCATCCTGGCCGAGGTGGCGGGCCAGGGAGTGTCGCGCGACGATCTGGCGGTCCGTACCGGCAACTCGGCCAATCCCCGCACCGTCGACGTCCAGGTGACCCGCCTGCGCAAGAAGATCGAGGACGACCCCAAGATGCCGCGTTATCTTCAGACGGTGCGCGGCATGGGCTATATGCTGCGCCCCGACTGA
- a CDS encoding MarR family transcriptional regulator, with protein MSDIKTGINPLFLREEELRQGIELLFFAYRDFTAEPDAILGEYGFGRAHHRVIYFVGRHPGITVSDLLDILRITKQSLSRVLGQLVTETFIVQRPGVRDRRQRLLELTEKGVELERLLTERQRARIARAYREAGAEAVEGFRKVMLGLVDEAGRGRFPARAAGPRRGA; from the coding sequence ATGAGCGACATCAAGACCGGCATCAACCCGCTGTTCCTGCGCGAGGAGGAACTGCGGCAGGGGATCGAGCTGCTGTTCTTCGCCTATCGCGATTTCACCGCCGAGCCCGACGCCATCCTGGGAGAATACGGCTTCGGCCGCGCCCACCACCGGGTGATCTATTTCGTCGGCCGCCATCCCGGCATCACGGTCAGCGACCTGCTGGACATCCTGCGCATCACCAAGCAGAGCCTGTCCCGCGTGCTGGGCCAACTGGTGACCGAGACCTTCATCGTCCAGCGGCCGGGAGTGCGCGACCGCCGCCAGCGCCTGCTGGAGCTGACCGAAAAGGGGGTCGAACTGGAGCGCCTCCTGACCGAGCGCCAGCGCGCCCGCATCGCGCGGGCCTATCGCGAAGCCGGCGCCGAAGCGGTGGAAGGCTTCCGCAAGGTGATGCTGGGCCTGGTGGACGAGGCCGGTCGCGGCCGCTTCCCCGCCCGCGCCGCCGGGCCGCGCCGAGGAGCCTGA
- a CDS encoding branched-chain amino acid aminotransferase yields MSVLPFDDRDGFLWFDGKLVPWRDAKIHVLTHGLHYGSCVFEGERVYGGKVFKLREHSQRLIESGRILGFEVPWTVEEIDEATMATVKANNIVDGYVRPVAWRGSEMMGVAAQTTKIRFAVATWSWPSYWSPEARMKGIRLNVSTWKRPHPETAPTASKAAGLYMICTMSKHKAEGDGYEDSLMLDWRGQVAEATGANIFFVFGDELHTPTPDCFLNGITRQTVIALAKKRGIKVVERAIFPEDMTKASECFLTGTAAEVTPVREIGTYSFTPGDITRQLITDYDALVRA; encoded by the coding sequence ATGTCAGTCCTCCCCTTCGACGACCGCGACGGCTTTCTCTGGTTCGACGGCAAGCTGGTTCCCTGGCGTGACGCCAAGATCCACGTGCTGACCCACGGCCTGCATTACGGGTCCTGTGTGTTCGAGGGCGAACGGGTGTATGGCGGCAAGGTGTTCAAGCTGCGCGAACATTCCCAGCGCCTGATCGAGTCGGGCCGCATTCTCGGCTTCGAGGTGCCGTGGACCGTGGAAGAGATCGACGAGGCCACCATGGCCACCGTCAAGGCCAACAACATCGTCGACGGCTACGTCCGTCCGGTGGCGTGGCGCGGCAGCGAGATGATGGGCGTCGCCGCCCAGACCACCAAGATCCGCTTCGCGGTGGCCACCTGGTCGTGGCCCAGCTACTGGAGCCCCGAGGCCCGCATGAAGGGTATCCGTCTCAACGTCTCCACCTGGAAGCGCCCCCATCCCGAGACCGCGCCGACCGCGTCCAAGGCAGCGGGCCTGTACATGATCTGCACCATGAGCAAGCACAAGGCCGAGGGCGACGGGTACGAGGACTCCCTGATGCTCGACTGGCGCGGCCAAGTCGCCGAGGCCACCGGCGCCAACATCTTCTTTGTGTTCGGCGATGAACTCCACACCCCGACGCCCGATTGCTTCTTGAACGGCATCACCCGCCAGACGGTGATCGCCCTGGCCAAGAAGCGCGGCATCAAGGTGGTGGAGCGGGCCATTTTCCCCGAGGACATGACCAAGGCGTCCGAATGCTTCCTCACCGGAACCGCCGCCGAGGTGACCCCGGTGCGCGAGATCGGGACCTACTCGTTCACGCCCGGCGATATTACCCGTCAATTGATAACGGATTATGACGCATTGGTGCGTGCCTAG